The following proteins are co-located in the Dietzia timorensis genome:
- a CDS encoding DUF2273 domain-containing protein translates to MKYTAICAVIGLLLAIAGIIGGVGAFVFALLLAVIGGVAGAHLDGLIDLSAVVRGRGRG, encoded by the coding sequence ATGAAATACACCGCAATCTGCGCGGTGATCGGGCTTTTGCTCGCGATCGCCGGGATCATCGGCGGCGTCGGCGCCTTCGTGTTTGCGCTTCTGCTCGCCGTCATCGGTGGCGTCGCCGGAGCTCACCTCGACGGCCTGATCGATCTGTCCGCGGTGGTCCGCGGGCGTGGCCGTGGATAG
- a CDS encoding Asp23/Gls24 family envelope stress response protein produces MAVDSSTAGADEGTNWDVERSATDRGSTEASTRSLRRVVRQAALSVSGSIEHTSGLNRLTGRSYPRVEVGTGRDRVSAEVHIAAMWPAPITELATSVRSAIREVLKAHTAAESIQVDVHVGAVVPGQTVLDDVALPLSEPVTSSRLAPRPAVMPSPHAAKAPATPRPKQLHTPEVSELHFRSPRIPVPAKVASVSAPTRTKVDVPSAPERPPLFVPQAPPPPPVRHPNIDLAEERRRKGGRK; encoded by the coding sequence GTGGCCGTGGATAGCTCGACGGCCGGCGCCGACGAGGGAACCAACTGGGACGTCGAACGCTCGGCGACCGATCGAGGATCCACCGAAGCTTCCACCCGTTCGCTACGGCGCGTGGTGAGGCAGGCCGCGCTGTCGGTCTCCGGGTCCATCGAACACACATCGGGACTCAATCGGCTCACCGGCCGCTCGTATCCGCGCGTCGAGGTCGGAACCGGACGCGACCGCGTCAGCGCGGAGGTCCATATCGCCGCGATGTGGCCGGCTCCGATCACCGAGCTCGCAACGTCGGTACGCAGTGCGATCCGCGAGGTTCTCAAGGCGCACACTGCCGCCGAGAGCATCCAGGTCGATGTCCACGTCGGCGCTGTCGTGCCTGGCCAGACAGTGCTCGACGATGTTGCGCTGCCGCTTTCCGAGCCGGTCACCTCTTCACGCCTGGCCCCGCGGCCGGCGGTGATGCCCAGTCCTCACGCGGCGAAGGCGCCCGCGACGCCGCGTCCGAAGCAGCTGCACACCCCGGAGGTCTCGGAGCTGCATTTCCGTTCGCCGCGTATCCCGGTACCGGCGAAGGTGGCATCGGTGTCCGCGCCGACCCGTACCAAGGTCGACGTCCCGTCGGCGCCCGAGCGGCCGCCACTGTTCGTCCCGCAGGCTCCGCCTCCCCCGCCGGTACGACACCCGAACATCGACCTCGCCGAGGAACGACGCCGAAAAGGGGGACGGAAATGA
- a CDS encoding DUF6286 domain-containing protein gives MNDDSTAASDSATTDEDSRITFTPGGKIGQTSTIYTNEELATAPNAVTVGREPRRAPAARPVLVLLSLALLGLAGFAGYELYATLREGWTPILGPWVENGLDGPLSWRPLPWVAGAVAVLGLLMLISALRRRQRSHVGYGEDSALWLTPTSIARLCSQHAGRVSGVTGCTTVVGRKKVVANVHAGGRDLSDVELAVRQELAPIVGSLAGNKTLVVRTRGGESR, from the coding sequence ATGAATGACGACTCCACCGCCGCGTCCGATTCGGCCACCACCGACGAGGACAGCCGCATCACCTTCACCCCAGGTGGAAAGATCGGCCAGACATCAACGATCTACACCAACGAGGAGCTCGCCACCGCGCCCAACGCTGTGACGGTCGGGCGGGAGCCGCGACGGGCGCCCGCAGCCAGGCCTGTCCTCGTGCTTCTCTCGCTCGCCCTGCTGGGGCTCGCGGGTTTCGCCGGATACGAGCTGTACGCCACCCTGCGCGAGGGCTGGACCCCGATCCTCGGGCCGTGGGTCGAGAACGGACTCGACGGGCCACTGTCCTGGCGCCCACTCCCCTGGGTCGCTGGCGCGGTTGCCGTGCTCGGGCTATTGATGTTGATTTCCGCCCTCCGCCGCCGTCAACGTTCCCATGTCGGATACGGCGAGGACTCCGCGCTCTGGCTGACCCCGACGTCCATCGCCCGGCTGTGCTCGCAGCACGCCGGCCGCGTCTCCGGGGTCACCGGATGCACCACGGTCGTCGGCCGCAAGAAGGTCGTCGCCAACGTGCACGCCGGCGGTCGAGACCTGTCGGACGTGGAATTGGCCGTCCGGCAGGAACTCGCGCCGATCGTCGGCTCGCTCGCGGGAAACAAGACACTTGTCGTTCGTACTCGGGGAGGTGAAAGCCGATGA
- a CDS encoding DUF1345 domain-containing protein yields MPADFSRIRRFLPSMTNDYWRQNVSALLALVCAGVFFAVRLNDGGIGDADNEGWAGVPDYVIQFALPGWVAFCAIYCGLTHRVFAKMGPDEFRETAQSKARADNKWWHSWVGSTDPAGWTVLGAIVATVFVVVLAQNGYSREDSIYIFLGLAVAAGSWVLMAYSYSLTYMRAHGAGEVVEFPFDEPPVFEDFLSHAVFVSTFLGPQARVRSRSVLNAMRTHALLAFMFNAVVVAMTVSLLFGTFSG; encoded by the coding sequence ATGCCTGCTGATTTTTCGCGGATACGCAGATTCCTACCGTCGATGACCAACGACTATTGGCGGCAAAACGTCTCCGCGTTGCTGGCGCTCGTGTGCGCCGGGGTGTTCTTCGCGGTGCGGCTCAACGACGGCGGAATCGGCGACGCCGACAACGAGGGCTGGGCGGGCGTGCCCGACTACGTCATCCAGTTCGCGTTGCCGGGATGGGTCGCCTTCTGTGCGATCTACTGCGGGCTCACGCACCGAGTGTTCGCGAAAATGGGGCCGGACGAATTCCGAGAGACCGCGCAATCGAAGGCGCGGGCGGACAACAAATGGTGGCACTCGTGGGTTGGGTCTACCGACCCGGCGGGGTGGACCGTTCTCGGCGCGATCGTGGCCACGGTGTTCGTCGTCGTCCTCGCACAGAACGGGTATAGCCGCGAGGATTCGATCTACATTTTTCTGGGCCTGGCGGTCGCGGCGGGGTCCTGGGTGCTCATGGCCTACTCGTATTCGCTGACCTATATGCGCGCGCATGGTGCGGGAGAGGTCGTGGAGTTCCCGTTCGACGAACCGCCGGTGTTCGAGGACTTTCTCTCCCATGCGGTCTTCGTCTCGACGTTTCTGGGGCCACAGGCGCGGGTGCGCTCGCGGAGCGTCCTCAACGCGATGCGCACCCATGCCCTGCTGGCGTTCATGTTTAACGCCGTAGTCGTGGCGATGACGGTGAGCCTTCTCTTCGGAACGTTCTCCGGGTAG
- a CDS encoding VOC family protein, giving the protein MTTYSPTVFPSFQTSDAEAMIGLLDSLGFAERILVRDDKDPARVVHAEYRWRETGGLMFGSARGDSSIWDRTGGAMLYLVAVDDAEVHRLHAVIDGMGNDVAKVEAAPESKPYGGIDFSFVDFDGNSWCIGSYAGA; this is encoded by the coding sequence ATGACTACGTACTCGCCCACAGTGTTTCCCTCCTTCCAGACCTCCGACGCCGAAGCGATGATCGGCCTTCTCGACTCGCTCGGGTTCGCCGAGCGCATCCTCGTCCGCGACGACAAGGACCCAGCCCGCGTGGTGCACGCGGAGTACCGCTGGCGCGAGACCGGTGGGCTCATGTTCGGCAGCGCCCGCGGAGACAGCTCGATCTGGGACCGGACCGGGGGAGCGATGCTGTACCTCGTCGCCGTGGACGACGCCGAGGTCCACCGGCTCCACGCGGTGATCGACGGCATGGGCAACGACGTCGCGAAGGTCGAGGCGGCGCCGGAATCCAAGCCCTACGGCGGGATCGACTTCTCCTTCGTCGACTTCGACGGAAACTCCTGGTGCATCGGCTCGTACGCCGGCGCCTGA
- a CDS encoding helix-turn-helix domain-containing protein, whose protein sequence is MASTHNGGESVMFVLDSDAADLSGFVERIEAFDLTVPEAAIHFGVPSGVLTVLISIDEPFDIGWAGDDESSTFPVLVAGLHTTPSLVRTHGIQRGIQIALTPLGCRALFGMPCGELARELVTADMLGDNAFVALHERIAETTTWDARLAILRGFLQERVAGGVERSSLGDGLGIAGSAAAEAWWLLHRSRGNARVSELASTVGVSRRTLLAGFRGEFGVGPKEEAQVLRFCRARDLVESGTPLTEAAAVAGYADQAHMSREWAKIAGLPPSLSVGNPFPILQDLPPGASAY, encoded by the coding sequence ATGGCGTCCACGCACAACGGAGGTGAATCCGTCATGTTCGTGCTCGATAGCGACGCCGCCGACTTGAGCGGCTTCGTCGAACGGATCGAGGCCTTCGACCTCACCGTGCCCGAGGCCGCGATCCACTTCGGCGTGCCCAGTGGCGTGCTCACCGTGCTCATCTCCATCGACGAACCCTTCGATATCGGCTGGGCGGGTGACGACGAATCGAGCACATTCCCCGTCCTCGTGGCCGGGCTCCACACCACGCCGTCCCTCGTCCGCACCCACGGGATACAACGCGGAATTCAGATAGCGCTGACCCCGCTGGGATGCCGCGCGCTATTCGGCATGCCGTGCGGCGAGCTCGCGCGGGAGCTCGTCACCGCCGACATGCTCGGCGACAACGCGTTCGTCGCCCTCCACGAGCGAATAGCGGAAACGACCACGTGGGACGCGCGCTTGGCGATCTTGCGTGGCTTTCTCCAGGAACGCGTTGCCGGCGGTGTCGAGCGATCGTCGCTCGGGGACGGGCTCGGCATAGCCGGAAGCGCGGCGGCGGAGGCGTGGTGGTTGCTTCACCGTTCGCGGGGGAACGCGCGAGTGTCGGAGCTCGCCTCGACGGTGGGCGTGAGCAGGCGGACTCTGCTCGCGGGTTTCCGCGGAGAGTTCGGGGTGGGCCCGAAGGAAGAAGCGCAGGTGCTTCGGTTCTGCCGCGCCCGCGACCTCGTCGAATCCGGCACGCCTCTCACCGAGGCGGCTGCTGTGGCCGGCTACGCGGACCAGGCGCATATGAGCCGCGAATGGGCGAAGATCGCCGGGCTGCCCCCGAGCCTGTCTGTAGGTAACCCGTTCCCAATTCTTCAAGACCTGCCCCCTGGAGCGAGCGCATACTAG
- a CDS encoding PepSY-associated TM helix domain-containing protein, with protein sequence MTQIDSARPLEGPGHDPDPTVPAPKTPPTTDDAAAALRALARRVHFYAGLFIGPFLLIAAVSGFFYALSPSIEKVVYHDLTTASSSEHNVDLENQVATARQVFPALELNSVLPGTDGQNTRVLFDDPTLESESYTRVAFIDPATGNVDGESVQYGSGQALPLRTWLSEMHRRLHLGEPGRLYSELVASWLAPITLFGLYIWWDQRRRSGASMLRRTAADRNARRGSRSSTRSKHAVLGTWVAIGFLGLSATGLTWSTYAGANVSDLRAALNWTTPTMAATAGAGEHADHGAGAAHTEHADHMAAGAGHHEAATVDDIHASALDAGLTDPIQLTPPAGPGEEWTATETRRSYAYGPDSAAVDPHTGEVVEHLDFADYPLAAKLADWGIRAHMGFLFGIANQILLAAVAAALALIVLRGYAMWWKRRPSRGGALPTMPRPGALLRLAQARPLMTAGAAIFVVGLCVAVPLLGISLAAFVLFDVAIALIRRART encoded by the coding sequence ATGACCCAAATCGATTCCGCACGTCCACTCGAGGGACCGGGGCACGACCCGGATCCCACCGTCCCTGCCCCGAAGACACCACCCACGACCGACGACGCCGCCGCGGCACTTCGCGCCCTCGCGCGTCGCGTCCACTTCTACGCGGGCCTGTTCATCGGCCCGTTCCTCCTGATCGCCGCCGTATCGGGGTTCTTCTACGCCCTATCACCGTCGATCGAAAAGGTTGTCTACCACGACCTGACCACCGCGTCCTCGTCCGAACACAACGTCGACCTCGAGAACCAAGTCGCGACTGCGCGGCAGGTCTTTCCCGCCCTGGAACTCAACTCGGTACTCCCGGGAACCGACGGCCAGAACACCCGCGTCCTCTTCGACGACCCCACCCTGGAATCCGAGTCCTACACCCGGGTCGCCTTCATCGACCCGGCGACCGGCAACGTCGACGGCGAATCGGTCCAATACGGCAGCGGACAGGCCCTGCCTCTACGGACGTGGCTGTCGGAGATGCACCGACGCCTCCACCTCGGCGAGCCCGGCCGACTCTACTCCGAACTCGTGGCATCCTGGCTCGCGCCGATCACCCTCTTCGGCCTCTACATCTGGTGGGATCAACGCCGCAGGAGCGGAGCGTCCATGCTCCGCAGGACAGCCGCCGACCGCAATGCCCGCCGCGGCAGCAGGTCGAGCACCCGGTCGAAGCACGCCGTCCTCGGCACCTGGGTCGCCATCGGGTTCCTCGGCCTGTCGGCGACGGGACTGACGTGGTCCACCTACGCCGGCGCGAACGTCTCCGATCTGCGCGCCGCCCTCAACTGGACCACGCCGACCATGGCGGCCACCGCCGGAGCCGGAGAGCACGCCGACCACGGCGCAGGCGCGGCCCACACCGAACACGCCGACCACATGGCCGCCGGCGCGGGCCACCACGAGGCTGCGACGGTCGACGACATTCACGCCTCGGCACTCGACGCAGGACTCACTGATCCGATCCAACTCACACCTCCCGCCGGCCCCGGCGAGGAGTGGACGGCTACAGAAACACGACGCTCCTACGCATACGGACCGGACTCCGCAGCGGTGGACCCGCACACCGGGGAGGTCGTCGAACACCTCGACTTCGCCGACTATCCGCTCGCCGCGAAACTCGCCGACTGGGGCATCCGGGCACATATGGGCTTCCTCTTCGGCATCGCCAACCAGATCCTGCTGGCCGCGGTCGCCGCAGCGCTCGCGCTCATCGTCCTTCGTGGCTACGCGATGTGGTGGAAGCGACGGCCTTCTCGAGGAGGCGCCCTGCCCACGATGCCCCGCCCGGGCGCGCTGCTCCGCCTGGCACAAGCACGACCACTCATGACGGCGGGCGCCGCGATCTTTGTCGTCGGGCTCTGTGTCGCGGTCCCTCTGCTCGGGATCTCGCTGGCCGCCTTCGTCCTTTTCGACGTAGCGATTGCGTTGATCCGGCGAGCGCGGACCTAG
- the tuf gene encoding elongation factor Tu, which yields MAKAKFERTKPHVNIGTIGHVDHGKTTTTAAITKVLADAYPEENSAFAFDMIDKAPEEKARGITINISHVEYQTPKRHYAHVDAPGHADYIKNMITGAAQMDGAILVVAATDGPMPQTREHVLLARQVGVPYILVALNKCDMVDDADLLELVEMEVRELLASQEFDEEAPVVQISALKALEGDEKWSKSIVELMEACDESIPDPQRATDQPFLMPVEDVFTITGRGTVVTGRIERGQINVNEDVELIGIKDKATKTTITGIEMFRKLLDYGEAGDNVGLLVRGLKREEVERGQVVIKPGAYTPHTNFEGQAYILSKDEGGRHTPFFNNYRPQFYFRTTDVTGVVTLPEGTEMVMPGDNTEMSVELIQPVAMDEGLRFAIREGGRTVGAGQVTKIVK from the coding sequence GTGGCGAAGGCGAAGTTCGAGCGGACGAAGCCGCACGTAAACATCGGCACCATCGGTCACGTTGACCACGGTAAGACCACCACGACCGCGGCCATCACCAAGGTGCTTGCAGACGCATACCCCGAGGAGAACTCGGCGTTCGCGTTCGACATGATCGACAAGGCTCCTGAGGAGAAGGCTCGTGGTATCACGATCAACATCTCCCACGTCGAGTACCAGACGCCGAAGCGGCACTACGCTCACGTCGACGCTCCGGGCCACGCCGACTACATCAAGAACATGATTACCGGTGCTGCCCAGATGGACGGCGCTATCCTCGTTGTGGCCGCCACCGACGGCCCGATGCCGCAGACCCGTGAGCACGTGCTGCTCGCGCGCCAGGTCGGCGTTCCTTACATCCTCGTCGCGCTCAACAAGTGCGACATGGTCGACGACGCCGATCTCCTCGAGCTCGTCGAGATGGAGGTCCGCGAGCTCCTCGCTTCGCAGGAGTTCGACGAGGAGGCTCCGGTCGTTCAGATCTCGGCGCTCAAGGCGCTCGAGGGCGACGAGAAGTGGTCGAAGTCGATCGTTGAGCTCATGGAGGCTTGCGACGAGTCCATCCCGGACCCGCAGCGTGCCACCGATCAGCCGTTTCTCATGCCGGTCGAGGACGTGTTCACGATTACCGGTCGTGGCACCGTCGTTACCGGTCGTATCGAGCGCGGCCAGATCAACGTGAACGAGGATGTCGAGCTCATCGGCATCAAGGACAAGGCCACCAAGACCACCATCACCGGCATCGAGATGTTCCGTAAGCTTCTCGACTACGGCGAGGCCGGCGACAACGTTGGTCTCCTCGTGCGTGGTCTCAAGCGCGAAGAGGTCGAGCGCGGCCAGGTCGTCATCAAGCCGGGCGCCTACACCCCGCACACCAACTTCGAGGGCCAGGCCTACATCCTGTCCAAGGACGAGGGCGGCCGTCACACGCCGTTCTTCAACAACTACCGTCCGCAGTTTTACTTCCGTACGACTGACGTGACCGGCGTTGTTACCCTCCCCGAGGGCACCGAGATGGTCATGCCGGGCGACAACACCGAGATGAGCGTCGAGCTCATCCAGCCGGTCGCTATGGACGAGGGCCTCCGCTTCGCCATCCGTGAGGGTGGACGTACGGTCGGCGCCGGCCAGGTCACCAAGATCGTCAAGTAA
- the fusA gene encoding elongation factor G: MAQDVLTDLNKVRNIGIMAHIDAGKTTTTERILYYTGVNRKIGETHDGASTTDWMEQEKERGITITSAAVTCFWNDHQVNIIDTPGHVDFTVEVERSLRVLDGAVAVFDGKEGVEPQSEQVWRQAEKYDVPRICFVNKMDKLGADFYYTVQTIVDRLGAKPLVMQLPIGAEDDFDGVVDLLTMKAITWRGKVEIGAEPTYEEIPEDLKEKAEQYREQLIEAVAESDDELMEKYFGGEELSLDEIKAAIRKLTINSEIYPVLCGTAYKNKGIQPMLDAVIDYLPTPLDVGEVHGHKVGDEEVEMTRKPSKEEPFSALAFKVASHPFFGNLIYARVYSGRVTPSTQVQNSTKGKKERIGKLFQMHANKENPVEEAVAGNIYAFIGLKDVTTGDTLCDINDQIVLESMSFPDPVIHVSIEPKTKADQEKLSTAIQRLVDEDPTFTVRLDEETGQTVIGGMGELHLDVFVDRMKREFKVEANVGMPQVAYRETLKGVVEKYDYTHKKQTGGSGQFAKVQIRLEPLEDEKIEEGETYEFEDKVTGGRVPKEYIPSVNAGIQDSMQYGILAGYPMVNVKATLLDGQYHEVDSSEMAFKVAGSMAFKEAARMAKPVILEPMMSVEVTTPEDYMGDVIGDINSRRGQVQSMEERTGARVVKAYVPLSEMFGYVGDLRSRTQGRANYSMVFGHYAEVPASVSKEIIAKATGE, from the coding sequence GTGGCACAGGACGTGCTGACCGACCTGAACAAGGTCCGCAACATCGGCATCATGGCGCACATCGACGCCGGTAAGACGACGACCACCGAGCGAATTCTGTACTACACGGGCGTCAACCGGAAGATCGGCGAGACCCACGATGGCGCGTCGACCACCGACTGGATGGAGCAGGAGAAGGAGCGCGGCATCACCATCACCTCCGCCGCGGTGACCTGCTTCTGGAATGACCATCAGGTCAACATCATCGACACCCCCGGCCACGTCGACTTCACGGTCGAGGTCGAGCGTTCGCTCCGCGTCCTCGACGGCGCAGTCGCGGTCTTCGACGGCAAGGAAGGCGTCGAGCCGCAGTCCGAGCAGGTCTGGCGTCAGGCCGAGAAGTACGACGTTCCGCGTATCTGCTTCGTCAACAAGATGGACAAGCTCGGCGCGGACTTCTACTACACGGTGCAGACCATCGTCGACCGCCTCGGCGCGAAGCCGTTGGTCATGCAGCTGCCGATCGGTGCCGAGGACGATTTCGACGGCGTCGTCGACTTGCTCACGATGAAGGCCATCACGTGGCGTGGCAAGGTCGAGATCGGCGCGGAGCCGACCTACGAAGAGATCCCCGAGGATCTCAAGGAGAAGGCCGAGCAGTACCGCGAGCAGCTCATCGAGGCCGTTGCCGAGTCCGATGACGAGCTCATGGAGAAGTACTTCGGCGGCGAGGAGCTCTCCCTCGACGAGATCAAGGCTGCAATCCGCAAGCTCACGATCAACTCGGAGATCTACCCGGTTCTCTGTGGCACCGCCTACAAGAACAAGGGCATTCAGCCCATGCTCGACGCCGTCATCGACTACCTCCCGACCCCGCTCGATGTGGGCGAGGTCCACGGACACAAGGTCGGCGACGAAGAGGTCGAGATGACGCGTAAGCCCTCGAAGGAAGAGCCGTTCTCGGCCCTCGCCTTCAAGGTTGCCTCGCACCCGTTCTTCGGCAACCTCATCTACGCGCGTGTCTACTCCGGTCGGGTTACCCCGAGCACCCAGGTACAGAACTCGACCAAGGGGAAGAAGGAGCGCATCGGCAAGCTCTTCCAGATGCACGCCAACAAGGAGAACCCGGTCGAAGAGGCCGTGGCCGGCAACATCTACGCCTTCATCGGTCTCAAGGACGTCACCACAGGTGACACCCTGTGTGACATCAACGACCAGATCGTCCTCGAGTCGATGAGCTTCCCGGATCCGGTTATCCACGTGTCCATCGAGCCGAAGACGAAGGCCGACCAGGAGAAGCTGTCGACCGCGATCCAGCGTCTCGTCGACGAGGACCCGACCTTCACCGTTCGCCTCGACGAGGAGACCGGCCAGACCGTCATCGGCGGCATGGGCGAGCTTCACCTCGACGTCTTCGTCGACCGCATGAAGCGCGAGTTCAAGGTCGAGGCCAACGTCGGCATGCCGCAGGTCGCCTACCGCGAAACGCTCAAGGGCGTCGTCGAGAAGTACGACTACACCCACAAGAAGCAGACCGGTGGTTCGGGTCAGTTCGCCAAGGTCCAGATTCGCCTCGAGCCCCTCGAGGACGAGAAGATCGAAGAGGGCGAGACCTACGAATTCGAGGACAAGGTCACCGGTGGCCGCGTGCCGAAGGAATACATTCCCTCGGTCAACGCCGGTATCCAGGACTCGATGCAGTACGGCATCCTCGCCGGCTACCCGATGGTCAACGTCAAGGCGACGCTCCTCGACGGTCAGTACCACGAGGTCGACTCCTCGGAGATGGCCTTCAAGGTTGCCGGTTCCATGGCGTTCAAGGAAGCGGCTCGGATGGCGAAGCCCGTCATCCTCGAGCCGATGATGTCCGTTGAGGTGACGACCCCCGAGGATTACATGGGTGACGTCATCGGCGACATCAACTCCCGCCGCGGCCAGGTCCAGTCGATGGAGGAGCGCACCGGCGCCCGCGTCGTCAAGGCCTATGTGCCGCTTTCCGAAATGTTCGGCTACGTCGGTGACCTCCGGTCCCGTACGCAGGGCCGAGCCAACTACTCGATGGTCTTCGGACACTACGCAGAGGTTCCGGCTTCTGTGTCCAAGGAGATCATCGCCAAGGCGACCGGGGAATAG
- the rpsG gene encoding 30S ribosomal protein S7, whose product MPRKGPAPKRQLINDPVYGSPLVTQLVNKILLDGKKTTAERIVYSALEQCREKTGTDPVITLKKGLDNVRPALEVRSRRVGGATYQVPVEVRPGRSTTLAMRWLVTFSRQRREKTMVERLANEILDASNGLGAAVKRREDTHKMAEANRAFAHYRW is encoded by the coding sequence ATGCCTCGTAAGGGTCCCGCCCCCAAGCGCCAGCTCATCAACGATCCGGTCTACGGTTCGCCGCTGGTGACGCAGCTCGTCAACAAGATCCTCCTCGACGGCAAGAAGACCACCGCCGAGCGCATCGTCTACTCGGCGCTCGAGCAGTGCCGCGAGAAGACCGGAACCGACCCGGTCATCACGCTCAAGAAGGGGCTCGACAACGTTCGCCCCGCGCTTGAGGTCCGCAGCCGCCGCGTCGGTGGCGCGACCTACCAGGTCCCGGTCGAGGTTCGCCCGGGCCGCTCCACCACGCTGGCGATGCGCTGGCTGGTGACCTTCTCGCGCCAGCGTCGTGAGAAGACGATGGTCGAGCGTCTCGCCAACGAGATCCTCGACGCCTCGAACGGCCTCGGTGCCGCGGTCAAGCGCCGCGAGGACACCCACAAGATGGCCGAGGCCAACCGCGCCTTCGCGCACTACCGCTGGTGA
- the rpsL gene encoding 30S ribosomal protein S12, which yields MPTINQLVRKGRSSKSAKTSTAALKGSPQRRGVCTRVYTTTPKKPNSALRKVARVRLTSGIEVSAYIPGEGHNLQEHSMVLVRGGRVKDLPGVRYKIIRGSLDTQGVKDRKQARSRYGAKKEK from the coding sequence ATGCCAACTATTAACCAGCTGGTCCGCAAGGGCCGCTCTAGCAAGTCCGCGAAGACGTCGACGGCGGCCCTCAAGGGCAGCCCGCAGCGTCGCGGCGTGTGCACCCGCGTGTACACGACCACTCCGAAGAAGCCGAACTCCGCACTTCGTAAGGTCGCCCGCGTGCGCCTCACGAGCGGTATCGAGGTCTCGGCCTACATCCCCGGCGAAGGCCACAACCTTCAGGAGCACTCCATGGTGCTCGTGCGCGGCGGTCGTGTGAAGGACCTCCCGGGTGTCCGTTACAAGATCATCCGTGGCTCCCTGGATACCCAGGGCGTCAAGGATCGCAAGCAGGCTCGCAGCCGCTACGGCGCAAAGAAGGAGAAGTAA
- a CDS encoding TetR/AcrR family transcriptional regulator, with the protein MGGRIVAPAASRPGRSPKQDRSKRTRDKLLEATIDMLAHHGWPVTTVGAVAERAGVSRGAAQHHFPTREDLMIAALEYMVRERSSQLDASFGGARPSTEPERTQFVVHHITEHYTGDLFKAALQVWTAATADQALRERIVPLEAELSRHLYDLAVTHLGADTSDRRTRRLIRATLDFARGLGLAEALIDDSERRAGMLDSWAAELATIKRVN; encoded by the coding sequence GTGGGCGGTCGAATAGTAGCCCCCGCGGCCTCGCGGCCGGGACGGTCGCCGAAGCAGGACCGCAGCAAGCGCACCCGCGACAAGCTGCTCGAGGCCACGATCGACATGCTCGCCCACCATGGCTGGCCCGTGACGACGGTCGGCGCGGTCGCCGAGCGGGCCGGGGTCTCCCGCGGCGCCGCCCAACACCACTTTCCGACGCGCGAGGACCTGATGATCGCGGCGCTGGAATACATGGTGCGCGAGCGCAGCAGCCAGCTCGACGCCTCTTTCGGAGGCGCGAGACCGAGCACCGAGCCGGAGCGCACCCAGTTCGTCGTCCACCACATCACCGAGCACTACACCGGGGACCTGTTCAAGGCGGCTCTACAGGTGTGGACGGCCGCGACCGCGGACCAGGCGCTGCGCGAACGCATCGTCCCGCTCGAGGCAGAGCTGTCCCGCCACCTCTACGACCTGGCCGTAACCCATCTCGGAGCCGATACCTCAGACCGTCGTACACGACGCCTCATCCGCGCGACGCTCGACTTCGCGCGAGGGCTCGGGCTCGCCGAAGCGCTCATCGATGACTCGGAACGAAGGGCCGGGATGCTCGACTCCTGGGCCGCGGAACTGGCCACGATCAAGCGCGTAAACTGA